The nucleotide sequence AATATTTTTTAATACAATGTCCACTAACTTAGGGTCGAAATGTTTGCCCCTTTGATCTCTCATCAATGTTAATATATCTTCAAGTTTCCATGGTTCTTTATAACATCTTTTATGAGACAGAGCATCAAAAACATCTGCAACAGCAGTGATTCTTCCAAAAATATGAATATCCTCTCCTCTTTTTTTAAGAGGATAACCAGAACCATCAAATTTTTCATGATGTTCATAAGCAATAGTAGCAGCAGCTTTAAAAATCTCTCTTTTTGATGATTTTAAAATTTTATATCCAATACTTGCATGTTTTTTCATGATTTTAAACTCTGCTTCATCTAATTTTCCAGGTTTTAAAAGAATGGCATCAGGAATACCAATTTTCCCTACGTCATGCATAGGTGATGCCATTTGTAGAAGTTGGGCTTCTTTTTGGGACAAACCATAATCCAGTGCCAAGTGATATGAAAACTCTGCTACTCTGTGAACATGTTTAGAAGCCTCTTTTGATCTTTTTTCAACCACTTCACCTAATCTCTCAATGACTTCTTTTTGGGTATCGATAATCTCTTTGGTTAAAGAGATATTATTAAAAGCAACAGCAATATTATTGGAAAAAATCTCTGTGAGTTGTTTATCTAATATATTAATATTTTCACATCCTGTTATATATATCAAATATTTTATATTGTCATTAAATTTGAAATACCCAAGATAGGAGCTATCATCAAATTGGGTTGTCTCTTTTTCTATGGCATCCAAAATTAATGTTCTTACTTTTTGATTGATTTCTTCAAAATGCTTAATATTTTCATATTCTCCTGTACCTGCTAATATTGTATAACTCTTTTCTCTTTGCTCAATAGATAGTGCACTGTTTGTATTTAAAATCAAAGAAGTATTGTTTAAATTTAAAATAGAAATCAATTGAGTAAGAACTCCTTTTGCAAACAGTTCTAAAGAGCGTTCTTCATTAATTGATTTTGTTGAGTCAATAATTTTTTCCAAACCATCTCTGCTTTTTTGGATAATAATTAAGTCTTGGTAGGACCTAATAGCAGTCACTATAGAAGAAAACAGTTTTTTAGAGGTGAGCTCTGTTTTTTCTTTGTAGTCATTGATTCTGTATTTGACAATGACTTCTTGTTCTGGGGCACTTCCTGGTTGTCCTGTTCTTAATATTATACGAACAATGTTATTGTTTAACTCTTCTCTTATCTTTTGTGCCACTATTAATCCAGCATTTTCAGTTTCCATAACCACATCTAAAAGAATTACGGCAATATCAGGAGTAGTTTGCATTATTTCAAGGGCTTCTTTCCCACTATAAGCATTAAGGAGTTCCGCTTTTTTCCCATCCAGTTCAAAATGTCCTAAAACCGTTTTTGTTATTTCATGAACAGCAATTTCGTCATCTACTATAAGTATTTTCCACGTATCATTCAGCAACGTTTTTTTCTTTTCTTTTTTTGAAAAATTTATTTTAGCCATTGAATACCTTTCTCTCTTAAAATAAACATTTATAAATTTTTTACTCTTTA is from Campylobacteraceae bacterium and encodes:
- a CDS encoding DUF3369 domain-containing protein gives rise to the protein MAKINFSKKEKKKTLLNDTWKILIVDDEIAVHEITKTVLGHFELDGKKAELLNAYSGKEALEIMQTTPDIAVILLDVVMETENAGLIVAQKIREELNNNIVRIILRTGQPGSAPEQEVIVKYRINDYKEKTELTSKKLFSSIVTAIRSYQDLIIIQKSRDGLEKIIDSTKSINEERSLELFAKGVLTQLISILNLNNTSLILNTNSALSIEQREKSYTILAGTGEYENIKHFEEINQKVRTLILDAIEKETTQFDDSSYLGYFKFNDNIKYLIYITGCENINILDKQLTEIFSNNIAVAFNNISLTKEIIDTQKEVIERLGEVVEKRSKEASKHVHRVAEFSYHLALDYGLSQKEAQLLQMASPMHDVGKIGIPDAILLKPGKLDEAEFKIMKKHASIGYKILKSSKREIFKAAATIAYEHHEKFDGSGYPLKKRGEDIHIFGRITAVADVFDALSHKRCYKEPWKLEDILTLMRDQRGKHFDPKLVDIVLKNIDKYSDIIAFVKDYTSLNSFK